Within Bacteroidota bacterium, the genomic segment CGGCCCCTCGTCGGGCAGGCTGAAGGGGAGCCCGTCGGGCATCACCCCGGCGCACCGCAGCAGCGCCACCTCGCCGTTGGCGAGCCGCTCTTCATCGAGCGCGAGCTCCGTCAGCCCCCAGCCGTGCCGCGTAAGCGCCCCGACGCGGGCGTGGACGACGCCCTGGTGGTACCGGTCCCACTGCTGGAGGTGGTGGGGGTCGAGAGTCATCCCCTCGTACCAGACGGTCTTGCCTCGGTCCTGCGCCATGATGGAATGCGGATGGGGGCACGCAGCGGGTGCGCTAGGGAATGGTCACGAACAGCCGGTTCTCGCCGACGCGCACGGCGACCGTTTTGCCACGCACCGCGTCAACGGGATAGATGGCTCGCCAGTGGTCCGGGTCCGGCAGCCTCAAGTCGGCGGCGAAACCGACGAACTGCGTCTCGTCACCGAGCACCAGATCGGCACTCTCCGTCACGTTGGGAAAGAGTTGGACTTCGCGCGGGCTGCCGAGCAGTTCGTCGCCAAGTTCCTGCTCGTCGCTCTGCCAGAAGGCTTGCGCCGAGGCGCGCTGGAAGTTGGCGTCGCCCGCCAGCTGGTAGATGCGCACGACGGCCGCGTTGCCGCCCGCGTTGAGGTTGGCCTCGCCGACCAGCGTGACGACGGTCGGCGTGGGCGGCGGCGGCGTCCGGCTGCACCCGGACAGGGCCAGCACGGTGAGGGCGCACATTACGACCCGGACGTTTCGCACGGAGGCACGCAGGGACATGGAACGAGAAGGAGGGTTAAAGGGGTGAGGGTAACTTGAGCCTGGAGCGGCACGCCTCCAGGGAGAGACACGGGGTCAGGCCCTGCGCCGGGTCATCCGCGCGAGGTAGGCTTTGATGAACGCCGGCCGGAAGGCCCGCCGCTCCGCGACCGACCAGTCCTCGCCGCCGAGTTCCTGGTGCA encodes:
- the tssJ gene encoding type VI secretion system lipoprotein TssJ translates to MSLRASVRNVRVVMCALTVLALSGCSRTPPPPTPTVVTLVGEANLNAGGNAAVVRIYQLAGDANFQRASAQAFWQSDEQELGDELLGSPREVQLFPNVTESADLVLGDETQFVGFAADLRLPDPDHWRAIYPVDAVRGKTVAVRVGENRLFVTIP